One Anaerolineae bacterium genomic window carries:
- a CDS encoding LysE family transporter, whose amino-acid sequence VGPIGMLCIRRTFVGGFWEGFLTGLGAATADAFYGSVAGFGLVFVSSLLLSISPWLRVLGGAFLCYLGIRTLFTRPSAGEAKAPARGLAGAYGSALFLTLTNPITILAFTAMFAGLGLPSAAGSYRAAASLVAGVFCGSISWWLILSSMISLARFRLTPALLSWINRLSGLVLVGFGVWAVWSQLGPALLIEL is encoded by the coding sequence GGTGGGACCCATTGGTATGCTGTGCATCCGGCGCACCTTTGTCGGGGGATTTTGGGAGGGATTTTTGACAGGACTGGGTGCCGCCACAGCCGACGCCTTTTATGGGAGTGTCGCCGGCTTCGGGCTGGTTTTCGTTTCCTCGCTCCTGCTATCCATCAGCCCCTGGCTGCGTGTCCTGGGTGGGGCGTTCCTCTGCTACCTGGGCATCCGCACCCTGTTCACAAGGCCCAGCGCCGGCGAGGCGAAGGCCCCTGCGCGCGGCCTGGCCGGCGCCTACGGCTCCGCGCTCTTCCTGACCCTGACCAACCCCATCACCATCCTGGCGTTCACCGCCATGTTCGCTGGCCTGGGACTTCCCTCCGCCGCGGGCAGTTACCGCGCCGCGGCCAGCCTGGTCGCCGGCGTCTTCTGCGGCTCCATCTCCTGGTGGCTGATCCTCTCCAGCATGATAAGCTTGGCGCGTTTTCGCCTGACGCCGGCGCTCTTGTCGTGGATCAACCGGCTGTCAGGATTGGTACTGGTGGGATTCGGCGTCTGGGCCGTATGGAGCCAACTGGGGCCGGCCCTTCTGATCGAGCTATGA
- a CDS encoding MFS transporter, with protein sequence MTAPSTAGRTTRVTLSTPVILILGFVFIDLLGYSLIPPLLPYYVTAFGASYATVGLLSTANALAQFVATPFIGRLSDRYGRRPLLIFCIAGTFISFLLLAFARSVPMLLLSRVTDGLFGGNIALARAYITDATDEKNRARGLGLIGAAFGLGFIIGPAMGGFLSRWGYALPAFVAAGLSLLNLIAVILWLPESLSEARRAEMRERERPAITLGAMLQALRRPCAGPLLHVQLFYALAFTLFQSNFALFALAKLRFNAQTTSYVLTYVGILVVLVQGAAIGFIVTRVRERRLIFIGSAVLGVALILWAFSSSLVWLLLVLAPLALASGVLNTIVTSQLTKVVARNETGGILGLGASFQSLAQIIAPGLGGLLIQGVGPWSVGVLAGILMLWTATFVYRHILRQPEGMDRGVTCTAPAA encoded by the coding sequence ATGACAGCTCCCTCCACGGCCGGCCGCACAACCCGGGTGACCCTTTCTACCCCAGTGATATTGATCCTGGGGTTTGTGTTCATTGACCTGTTGGGCTACAGCCTGATCCCGCCCCTCCTACCGTACTACGTCACCGCGTTCGGGGCATCCTACGCGACCGTGGGCTTGCTGAGCACCGCGAACGCGCTCGCCCAGTTTGTCGCCACGCCGTTCATCGGCAGGCTTTCGGACCGCTACGGCCGGCGGCCGCTGTTGATCTTCTGCATCGCCGGCACCTTTATCAGCTTCCTGCTGTTGGCATTCGCACGCTCCGTGCCCATGCTGTTATTGAGCAGGGTCACCGATGGGTTGTTCGGAGGCAATATCGCCCTGGCAAGGGCATACATTACCGATGCCACGGACGAGAAGAACCGAGCGCGCGGGCTGGGATTGATCGGCGCGGCGTTCGGATTGGGGTTCATCATTGGGCCGGCGATGGGAGGGTTTTTAAGCCGGTGGGGCTACGCTCTGCCGGCATTCGTTGCCGCCGGCCTCTCCCTGTTGAACCTGATAGCAGTCATCCTCTGGCTGCCGGAATCCCTTTCCGAGGCCCGACGGGCGGAAATGCGGGAAAGGGAACGGCCCGCCATTACCCTGGGAGCGATGCTCCAGGCACTGCGCCGGCCGTGCGCCGGCCCCCTGCTCCATGTGCAGTTATTCTATGCCCTGGCCTTCACCCTCTTCCAATCCAATTTCGCGCTGTTCGCACTGGCAAAACTGCGCTTCAATGCCCAGACTACCAGCTATGTCCTGACATATGTGGGGATATTGGTGGTGTTGGTGCAGGGTGCGGCCATCGGCTTTATCGTGACGCGCGTCCGCGAGCGCCGGCTGATCTTCATCGGAAGCGCGGTGCTAGGCGTAGCGCTCATCCTGTGGGCGTTCTCGTCAAGCCTGGTCTGGCTACTGTTGGTATTGGCACCGTTGGCGCTGGCCTCGGGGGTGCTAAATACCATCGTCACCAGCCAGCTTACGAAAGTGGTGGCGCGCAATGAGACAGGCGGAATTTTGGGCCTGGGCGCTTCCTTTCAATCGCTCGCTCAGATCATTGCCCCCGGGTTGGGAGGACTGCTCATCCAGGGGGTAGGGCCATGGTCTGTCGGCGTCTTGGCCGGCATCCTGATGCTCTGGACCGCCACTTTCGTGTATCGCCATATACTCCGTCAGCCAGAGGGCATGGACCGGGGCGTGACCTGCACTGCGCCGGCGGCATGA